In Salvia miltiorrhiza cultivar Shanhuang (shh) chromosome 4, IMPLAD_Smil_shh, whole genome shotgun sequence, the DNA window atttatttggaAGGAAGTTAGACTTGCATAATGGAAGCACCTGGTGGATTTGAAACACATTCTCCTTTTCCTGCTTTTGATAGCTCCAGTCAAGAGCTACCAAACATCCCGAAGTTACGATTAGCACGTCGTGCACTCGATCAAATTCCGTAGAGTGGGAGGAAGGTTTTCACGAAGGAGTGAGCAAGTGCTCCGGTGAAAATGTAGCTGTCGACTCTATCTAGTATCCCTCCTGCTTACACAAAACAGACTCTGAATGAGCAACGAATACGCACAACGGAGATGACTGAGTAGAACGTGCTAAATAGCTTCGAATACACACGTCATCTAATAAAACATCAAAACGGATACTAGTGTGCTGTATTGTAGCTGAGTGGCTGGTTCGAACGTATTTATAGAACCTAAGGTCATCTatagttaaaaaaaatcaagaaaggaaaacaaaaaatCTGTGATCACGAGATTATCACTGGCAACTTTAAGTGGTCCAAATATAGGTCAGCTAACAGCACAATCACATAGAGGCCACGGTGAATTGGCTACTTAACCGAAGTTAGGCAAGACAGACAtgcaataataaaaaaacaagTAACATATTTGGGTATTACCATGTCCCGGTATGAGAGATCCTGAATCCTTGACACCTGCATCTCGCTTGATCATGGACTCGGTAAGATCACCAAAAAGAGATCCAAAGAAGTTCAGAAACCCAAAAGCTACGGCACTGAAATAAAGAAACATATTAGTATATTTAAAAGGAAATTTAATGATGGTATTCTTTAGAGTTTCGACATCATGCTGGATCATACAATGGAGCAGGATACCAAAGTAGAAAGTATGGAGGAACAAAGATTTGAACTTGAGTGTTGAAACATAAAAACAAACCAATCACCTCAGCGTAGAAGTAGGCCAGGAGAAGACCTTGGCCAATAAAACAGAAGCCGCTATACAACCACCTAATCCAACAAGAGCTCCCTCCCATGTCTTTTTCGGACTGACTGCAATAAGTGGTGTCCGGCCAAAGGCCTGCACAAAATTCCTCAAGACTTTAAGACCATATATCTTGCCACCAAGAAACACTTTTAGGAGAAGAATAGTTGAGAAAACTAGTTCAGGGAAAAAGAGAGTACCTTGCCACCAATAAAGGCAAATGTATCTGCTGCAATAATACTACTAACTGAGATCAAGGTGGCCACAAGACCCACTGTCCACATAGTGTTTCCACCAAGAAGAAGAGGCCAAGATGCTGCAAATCCTGCCAAAACATACACATagttcaaatttcaaaaatccAGTACAATCTTGTAGAGTTCTAAAAGCATCTCCATCATATTTTGCCACATAACATCAGAAGTTGTATAAACTAAAATGACAATATAAGACCAGAGATCCAAGAAAAAGGAGAAAGAATTGACGAATGCTTGAGATTATGGGTAGTCATTCACTAGCTAATTTCAAGAAATGGTCTGTCTGGGCCTAATTAAGTATCTAACAGGGAAGAGAGTGTAGTAAAGTATGGCATAATGTAGTACACTGTCCAGGGGAGCTTGCGAAGATCTTTTAGTAAATCAAATTCTATCATCAGCTCGATACTCAGTTAAACTTATAATAGCCCAAAAACACTATGTTTAAGTCTCTAATCTATCCCCCTTGATCTCACAACATCCAGAATCCAAAAATATTAATCTAAATGCATACACAGACTTTCAGATAATCCAATTTGATACAGAAACCACAAAGCGTAACCAAATTTCGGTATGTTCTAGGCCCAGAAGACAATATAGGTTATAGAATAGCTACCAAGCCCGTTACGCTGAATCTAAGGAAGCATCACAAATGAAATCTCACTATCACTTATGGGACCTACAATTCGGAAGTCTTGCCCCTCTATCCCCAGCGGTCAATCTTCAGGGAACTGCATATTTCACTTGTTCAGTGCCTACAAAGAAACTATACACAGATGCAAACTCTTACGCTTTGCTGTATCCAAATAAATCTGTCATCCAGCCTTGCCCAGCTGCCTTACCATGTAGACATCCCAGTCCCTCCACTGACTCTAGGTGTCTAATACAATAAATTTTTACAAAACACATAGCAATGTGTGCATGAATGATAAAGTGCAGAACAAAAAGATTGAGCTAATAACTTATATAGCCAACTTCATGCATAGATGCACCAAATTCCAGCATAGTACAGGGCAAGACtaaattattaatcatgttCCTACTCCAAACCCATATATTTACAATTTGCATATGCAATGCTCTTATGATTGTCAATCAAAAAACAAATAGAGAACTTATATAGCCAACTTCATGCATAGATGCACCAAATTCCAGCATAGTATAGGGCAAGACTATCATGTTCCTACTCCAAACCCATATATTTACAATTTGCATATGCAATGCTCTTATGATTGTCAATCAAAAAACAAATAGAGAACTGCCTTACGTGTATTCAGTGCAGGAGCTGCTAAACCACACCGCAGCTTTACCCAGAAGCAAGGAAGGTAGCCACAATAGAAAAGTCCAAACATGGTAGTACTAAGTTGAGAAAAACGAGGATTTCCCCTTTGCAGAAGGAGCGCCGTAGCAACAAAGAAGGCCGCAGATGTCACAGATACATCAATATGCCCAAAGTAACTAAAAGAACAATATTACTAGTGGTCAGCAAATTAATCTATCTATAAAATACTGCATCCAAAATTCTTCTCAAACTCAAACTCAGCAAATTTGAGAGGCAAACATTTTTGAGATGCAATTACGAGTTATGAATACCTAATCAATTTTGATACTCTACAAGTATTTTAAACTAAACTCTTCTGATTAAATCATTAATTTCCTTGCCCTCAAGAAGGTAAAATAATCTCGATACACTTTTCTTCCATGTGAAAGTTGCAATTTTTTCTTGGAGGCTTTATAGCCGCAATACCAAATACTAGGCCGTCAACAGAAGCAGTAATGACATATGTAGGAATAAAGCCGTCTTTGTAGAAAGTCATGTTTTTCAGTGACGAATAAAACAAATACTAACAGCACATAATCAAAACAAAGAGTTCATTTTCATTTACAAGAAATTGGCCACGTGCATAGctaaaaaaaatagcaaaacaaATGAAGTTAGCCAAAAACTCTTACAGTGTGAGCAGAGGCATAACACAACAGATAACAGAACAAGCTCGTGAAACATATCGAGGAGGAGGAGTCATTCCGGAAGCAATGCCGCGACTTCTTACCAGCTCAAAGTACTCCCTGGAACCAGCAAATACTGCTGCAGaaagggctaccgtgaaaaccCACTCTCCAGCCAATACCACTCCACCAACTAAAACTCCAATGCCTAGTCCAAATATAATCCTTTTCCTTAACTGACTTGTTTTTTTTCTGTGTTCCTCATCTAAATCGCTCTCCCCAGATGATTGATTGCCTCTTTGAACTTCCTACAACATAGTTGTGTCAGTGGTCCAGCTAAGATAATACAAACTAGTATCAAAGAGATCATACCAGTGAAAAATTTAATACAAATGTATACTCGGCATCAGGTGTGGCATGAAAAAGAATATTTTCCATATCTTACTCCTATAGTTAAAAAGGATCCACACCCcttaaattttgaaaagatTTGCTTTCTTGAGTTCCTTCCAAGTGATGCACCAACTGCAGCAATCAAAAGTATTTCATAAGAGAGTGCTGATAATTCTAGAATGGGATAAGGTCCAAGTTGCCCCACAACTGTCTTCTAAGGATATAGGGATAATTCTTTGAACTTTGATTATAAATCTAAAGCTCAGAAATTGGGAGAAAATCAATTTGGGGGAAATTAGTTTTAGGGATGAAGTGCTCACCGGTAAATAGTTGTGGGGACAATTTGGAATCTCCTTCCTTTTAGAATTAGATGGCACAACATAGATTTCAACTTTTAGTCTATTATGCAACTTTCATAGCTTAGTTACACCTAATGACATATTATCGAATCGCCCACCAGTGGTCACTTTGTCAAGCATTACCGAAATATGGCACTCAACTTTAAGGTTTAACCCATTAGTGTAAGCCATGAAATTCAGAGTATTAGAACAGCCATGATATTACAAGAATCAAGTGCAATGGTTTAACAAAGTTCTTTCACATGCTCTTCTTTTTCCAAAGTTCAACATTTTCACCaacctcactctctctctcctccaaacATTTTTGTATGATCATACCATATTACAATGTTTTCTTATGTCAGCTAGCTCCCCTCCCATTGGAGAATGATATAGCCAGTCTAGAGAGCAGACGAAGCTCAGCAATTCTGGGCATGTACTACTTCAACAAGAGAGAGGGTAAAACAATACTTCATTTCAACCAAACACAGAGGTGGAATTCCTCTTGTCATTTTCTATTCCATTACATCCATGTATATTTCAGAATTTGAAAAAATcaaagtgaaaaatgaaaaaatataagatGCAGGAAGGAGTTATCATAACGTAAAACATAGGGTAGAAACAGTTCTTCACCATATTTGTACATAAACTTATAAGAGCTTACCTCATCAGATAATTCACCGCCATCAATTCGCTCCGGCTGCTCTGCGCTAGCCACTCCCAGTATCACCCGCCGGCGTCGATTGGATAAAACCCCCCTAGGAGTTCTAGAAAGCCCTTGCACGCCACTGCCATTTACATCTAACTTGAACCTAATTTTCTGATAATTCGATTGTGCGGCAAATCTCGGAAGGGTTGGCCGGTGACGAAAGTGGGAGTGAGAACGGCCGGAGCAGAGGGAGCTGACGGAGAGCGGAATTAAAGCAATTCTATCCAATTCTACAACTTGCGAAGCCATTGCGAAGTGGAAATTGTTTCAGACGGAAAGAGGATGCATAGGCGCAGGTTGAGAAGGGCGGCGGCGCCGCTTCTGTTAGCGGCGGAGATTTCGGTGGAGCTGCACTTCGGGAATTGCAACGAGTTAGATGGCATAACAATGAtgttaaaaatagatttaaaatacGGAATATTTgcgtgtaaatacacgaactttcagcattttctagTTTTCCCACgaactttattttttgaatttaaatacaaGAATTTAGTATTTTTCTGATTTTCCCTATGACGAAATATTctgattaaattaaaattgattattCTATCAATTCTTGCTATCATTCTTCCTACCAATTGCGTGAAACAactagaaaatattgaaaattcgtgtatttacacgcaaataatccttaaaataaaatgatatacaagtaggaagactcaaactaaaagaaaaatctctcttattaattttttttttgatattaTCTTTTATCATttggtttattttattttctatattttcttttacaattttggttttatttaatttactttattttagtctattttttcaattttagtttCTTTTGTTTATAGCAAAAATATGACATCAACCTGTATTTATATCTATGTCAATgtaatatatattatagatatataaaagcacaattttaataaatacttcttagtgttattttttaattttgatttttcagtATTCCATAATGCCAATTTTGTTTTCACAATTCACACTCAatcctatatttttatttttttcaaatactTCATTCGCGCCTCAAAAGTTTGCCTCAAATGGAGCAACACAAGTTTCACTAAAAACTGTTCAAAATTTACTATTTGATGGTGggtcatgtacaaaaatagtGTTTAAAGGATTATAAATATAAAGTTGATGGTGGACCGTGGACCATGTACAAAAACAGAAAATAAGGAGATTTTGGCACATTTTTTGGTATGCCTCAAAAATGAAATTGGGATAAACTTTTTtgagacagagagagtataaTGTAATTTGATAGTACTAGAATGTTCTATATACATCACATTAAAGATCATgccaaaaattttaatttgatatactcCCAAAAATATTAgattacataatttaattttaattatttattattctctTTGTTTCCTCTTTTAGTTTCAAATTGAGAATGTcgcgaattttaataaagtggctGTGTATGTTGTAACTGGAATAAGAATCTCACCTTTATGAGAGTATTAAAGTGATTAAAAATttcacctacttttactaaaaatataaattgataataaaaatatgcaacgatcaaaaatgaaaatataaatactaaaaattgaaatagacGAAGTATAAGTAATTTATAAAAGTATAATAATGAATAAACCATCTTACAAATAATTGATGTACGTAAGAAAATTTTACCTAAGAGTAAACCATCttacaaataatttataaaagtataataatgaataaaatatgaatgGGTGGAGAACACTTGAGTGAGATGAGAGACAAAAACTAAAGAGCACATTGTATTGTGTATTTGTGTGTCAGCAAAGAGTTGTTTAAAGACGCCTAAGTTTTCTTTAACAAAGCTGTGctctttcttaattaattaacattaatgCAGGGCTATTTCTGTCTTTTCACTATGATTTTCAATTTTAGCTGCGATCAGGTggcatatatatatgaatttgtaaatttggTCGAAGTGCTAaaactttttcaaaaaaaaattgtaagtGCTAAAAAAACTATTTTCTAGGCAAAAGTATagttgaatttattattttgattcgTTCACAATATCATTTACGCTTCTATTTATAACAGTAGGGTTCACAAACTCCATTCACAATATTAATGAGATCcaaattccactcacaacaatatccatcactttcttaaaattcgtgccgcCTACAAAGTGCAACAATATCGCGGACGAAGGGAGCAGTAAGCAAACAAATTGGAAAAGGGAAAGGAAAGAAATTCAAATTAAGATGAAATAAGGGGTTCGAGAGGTAGTAGTTATCAACAAAATCATTTTAATATGGGTCGTAGAGCACTAGCAAAGACAATAGGGATAAATAAAACAATCAAAATCAAAAACCACATCATTAAGCCCAAATGATCTCCCAAAAATATTAGATTACTCCAAAACAGATAATCAAAACTCGACATCAACACAACTCCTGTCCAAgccacttaaataaataatagacaGATATACTTAAAAGGCAAATTATGAATCATTCAAAATAAAAGGGTGCTAATTATTGAAACCGCGTAAAGCACGTAGCCCTTTAACTAGCCCAAACATCTCGGTTACCATCACAACCATTCTTGAAATCAAAATATTCTTTCtttcccacgaagcatgacacagtttttttttttgtttttcacctaccacgcttaacacacaaaataccaatttctcaattctcgtgccgaaaagaactgtaTCATGCttcatgagacggagggagtactataagatcatctctctctctctctctctctcacacacacacacgacaTGGCCTAAATCTTAGAAAAAGAGGGATTAGCCTTAACAGCAGCAACTTCAATGgggattaaaaaaatgaaatgttggCATGCAAAGTAACGTGATGGAGAAACAGAGCCAAAAACATAACACAAAACAATTAAGTAACACCAAAATCCACATTATAATTGAAAGAGACATACCAATCATAGAAGATGCATCTACTAAATAGAATTTTGGGGCCAACAACCTCTATTTTGTTCAGCCATGTCCACACACCAcactctctcccctctctctctctctctcagttcaaagatttgcaTAACTAAATCAAACAGTTACAACATTCATTGCCAAATGATTTTTCACAAGAATAAATGTCTGGTTCTAGCAACGTTGGGATCAGATTCATATCACCAAAATGCAGCTTATCCATCTAAATCACCtacaaaaatcataaaaaatcaTATACCATCACCATCAACATGCTTATTCCTTAAACGTAAACGACTAAATAATTCCCATTGACTACTCAAAATCATATCTTGCTGCACAacaatcaaagagaatgaaAAAAACACATCAACTTCTTGATGGAATCACTAGGATTTAGGAACATTAATGATCAAAGCAGCAGATAAACAATATCAATGCTAATCCATAGGCACAATCAAAGAATGAGTCAAAAGGgttaaattcttttgttttctccaTTTTCATTTCCCATTCCCTATGGTTACAAACACAATAATCTGCCTTTAAGAAGAAAAAGCAAGGCAGCAGCGAGAGAGTAAGCAAGATCGATCCGCAATTAATTAACATACGACATTGAATAAGATTAACTATATTAGAACATCCATTACTAAAATGTGGCCGGTTCATTCGAAAGTTGGAAACAATCCGCCCGAGTCACCAAGAAAATTAGCAGAAGAAACTCAGGCATGATgaatattcattaaattttaagGCAGTAGTTGAGTTTGGGGCACCTTCTCGACAGGAAGAATCCGCGAGCTTCAGCATCTCCAGGCAGTAGCAGAGATGAGTTCCTTCCGTTGCCAACAAAGAACGAGAGAAGACTGCCTCTTCTCCACCTGAAATCCTCGAACAGGAGTCCTCTTTATCACACACTCCGCCTGTGATTCCGTGAAGTTGCTAAAGGTTATCGGGGAGAACCCTGACGACAAAAAGAGAGCCCTCCAATGCTGCGTCTTCTCAGGTGAGCGAAGACGGCCCATCACAATCTTCTCAATCCCCGGTTGGAGCAAGAACCTCTCAATCTTCTGCAGAGCGTCCATATTCACATTGACAGCATCAAGAGACTCGAGCAGGTTCGAGTAAGACTGGAGGGCGTGAACTATGTGGTTGGCAAAGGGAAGATCAGTCCTATCACACCCTCTGTCCACAGAGACGACAATCCTCGGGGAGAGCTGCTTGACAAAGCGCATGATCAACGGCACCGAGAATTGGTGATTGGCAAGAGAGCCAACGGGGAGATTCACTGCAATCGCCTCATTCTCTTGCACGTGGAACGGTAGAGACCAGGAAGCAGAATTCAAGGAATCAATACTAATCGCCTCAAACTCAAAAGCAATGTTAATCTCAGTAGCAAACTGGATGAGATTCTCGCGTGTGAGGCCGAGCTCGAGCTGATCGTGGGTGGAAGTGGAGGCGAGGGCGGTGATTTTGAAGGAGGGGGCGCCCCCACCGCGCAGTGCAAGCTCCTGCATAAGAGAGGCCCACTGCCCGCCATAGCCGATATCAAAATCGACAATATGAATCCGATCAAAGCCTTGGAGAACCTCAAGAATGGCTTGGTTGCAGGTGAAATTGGCGAATTGCACAAGAGGAGAGATCTCAGAGAAGGACTTGTAAGCACCAATCTTGAAAACAAGGCTAAAAGGGGAAGAGGTAGGCGTTGAAGAAGGGTTGTTGAGATGGTTACTATTAGTGTGGAGGAGCAGTTGCAAAGCCTCCTTGCAATAAAAAGCAGCCCTATTGAAAGGCTTACCAATGGGAGAGAGCTGGTGATTGAGCCGCGCCAATATCCCTTGCGCGAGTACTGGA includes these proteins:
- the LOC131022014 gene encoding phosphatidate cytidylyltransferase 4, chloroplastic-like isoform X2, with product MASQVVELDRIALIPLSVSSLCSGRSHSHFRHRPTLPRFAAQSNYQKIRFKLDVNGSGVQGLSRTPRGVLSNRRRRVILGVASAEQPERIDGGELSDEEVQRGNQSSGESDLDEEHRKKTSQLRKRIIFGLGIGVLVGGVVLAGEWVFTVALSAAVFAGSREYFELVRSRGIASGMTPPPRYVSRACSVICCVMPLLTLYFGHIDVSVTSAAFFVATALLLQRGNPRFSQLSTTMFGLFYCGYLPCFWVKLRCGLAAPALNTRFAASWPLLLGGNTMWTVGLVATLISVSSIIAADTFAFIGGKAFGRTPLIAVSPKKTWEGALVGLGGCIAASVLLAKVFSWPTSTLSAVAFGFLNFFGSLFGDLTESMIKRDAGVKDSGSLIPGHGGILDRVDSYIFTGALAHSFVKTFLPLYGI
- the LOC131022014 gene encoding phosphatidate cytidylyltransferase 4, chloroplastic-like isoform X1, which gives rise to MASQVVELDRIALIPLSVSSLCSGRSHSHFRHRPTLPRFAAQSNYQKIRFKLDVNGSGVQGLSRTPRGVLSNRRRRVILGVASAEQPERIDGGELSDELVHHLEGTQESKSFQNLRVQRGNQSSGESDLDEEHRKKTSQLRKRIIFGLGIGVLVGGVVLAGEWVFTVALSAAVFAGSREYFELVRSRGIASGMTPPPRYVSRACSVICCVMPLLTLYFGHIDVSVTSAAFFVATALLLQRGNPRFSQLSTTMFGLFYCGYLPCFWVKLRCGLAAPALNTRFAASWPLLLGGNTMWTVGLVATLISVSSIIAADTFAFIGGKAFGRTPLIAVSPKKTWEGALVGLGGCIAASVLLAKVFSWPTSTLSAVAFGFLNFFGSLFGDLTESMIKRDAGVKDSGSLIPGHGGILDRVDSYIFTGALAHSFVKTFLPLYGI
- the LOC131022014 gene encoding phosphatidate cytidylyltransferase 4, chloroplastic-like isoform X4; its protein translation is MENILFHATPDAEYTFVLNFSLEVQRGNQSSGESDLDEEHRKKTSQLRKRIIFGLGIGVLVGGVVLAGEWVFTVALSAAVFAGSREYFELVRSRGIASGMTPPPRYVSRACSVICCVMPLLTLYFGHIDVSVTSAAFFVATALLLQRGNPRFSQLSTTMFGLFYCGYLPCFWVKLRCGLAAPALNTRFAASWPLLLGGNTMWTVGLVATLISVSSIIAADTFAFIGGKAFGRTPLIAVSPKKTWEGALVGLGGCIAASVLLAKVFSWPTSTLSAVAFGFLNFFGSLFGDLTESMIKRDAGVKDSGSLIPGHGGILDRVDSYIFTGALAHSFVKTFLPLYGI
- the LOC131022014 gene encoding phosphatidate cytidylyltransferase 5, chloroplastic-like isoform X3, with the protein product MASQVVELDRIALIPLSVSSLCSGRSHSHFRHRPTLPRFAAQSNYQKIRFKLDVNGSGVQGLSRTPRGVLSNRRRRVILGVASAEQPERIDGGELSDELVHHLEGTQESKSFQNLRVQRGNQSSGESDLDEEHRKKTSQLRKRIIFGLGIGVLVGGVVLAGEWVFTVALSAAVFAGSREYFELVRSRGIASGMTPPPRYVSRACSVICCVMPLLTLYFGHIDVSVTSAAFFVATALLLQRGNPRFSQLSTTMFGLFYCGYLPCFWVKLRCGLAAPALNTRFAASWPLLLGGNTMWTVGLVATLISVSSIIAADTFAFIGGKAFGRTPLIAVSPKKTWEGALVGLGGCIAASVLLAKVFSWPTSTLRRDTR
- the LOC131022015 gene encoding scarecrow-like protein 6 isoform X2, translated to MKRMPLPFEFEGKGVLDLDFVVKNRDFITDFVRKGCFLSSSFGEPTSVLDSARIPSRPTSSSTLSSSLGGSTGGGGAASTDTAGVAAVSDTNPSPKWQQDSTTATSSNAGGGADLLPVLPSLDGGGGNPEKFAMEDWESVLSESAAVSPSQEQAFIRWVMGDVEDPAMANLNKALQIGSAAEFDFSGGFGVVDQGFGGDQFGGSFMPTLPNFSRSSAEKIEMKPPIFNQQLLLNHQPQHASFFFPLPLTQQQELGPPQAKRHNPGEEQISRGLQLLPHYQRPMGLGQKPKMEELGQQQQQQQAIVDQLFKAAELVQTGNPVLAQGILARLNHQLSPIGKPFNRAAFYCKEALQLLLHTNSNHLNNPSSTPTSSPFSLVFKIGAYKSFSEISPLVQFANFTCNQAILEVLQGFDRIHIVDFDIGYGGQWASLMQELALRGGGAPSFKITALASTSTHDQLELGLTRENLIQFATEINIAFEFEAISIDSLNSASWSLPFHVQENEAIAVNLPVGSLANHQFSVPLIMRFVKQLSPRIVVSVDRGCDRTDLPFANHIVHALQSYSNLLESLDAVNVNMDALQKIERFLLQPGIEKIVMGRLRSPEKTQHWRALFLSSGFSPITFSNFTESQAECVIKRTPVRGFQVEKRQSSLVLCWQRKELISATAWRC